In a genomic window of Streptomyces koelreuteriae:
- a CDS encoding amino acid ABC transporter permease produces the protein MVSLPDLTDSAPAASAGPPTASSGLIPGRKSDEDPPRIVPRRRVGRLLSAAVALLAFAMVVNSVVRNRAFQWDVVGLYFTSGAVLDGLLLTLWLTGVVMVLGFLLGIPLAVMRLSDNPVLATLSWGFVWVFRSTPLLVQLLFWFNIGALYPTLGLGVPFGPQFITVKTVNLLGPALTAVIGLTLHEAAYAAEVVRGGILSVDAGQTEAAQALGIGRARTLRRIVVPQAMRSIVPTAGNMLIGTLKGTSIVSVLAVHDLLYSAQLVYNQTYQVIPLLMVATLWYIAVTTVLSVGQFYVERHYARGAARALPPTPVQKLRARLAGYRRSPRSLHSL, from the coding sequence ATGGTCTCGCTCCCCGATCTCACCGACTCCGCACCCGCCGCGTCCGCAGGACCTCCGACGGCGTCCTCCGGACTGATTCCGGGTCGGAAGTCCGACGAGGATCCGCCGCGGATCGTGCCGCGCCGGCGCGTCGGCCGGCTGCTGTCCGCGGCCGTCGCGCTGCTGGCCTTCGCGATGGTGGTCAACTCCGTCGTCCGCAACCGCGCCTTCCAATGGGACGTGGTGGGCCTCTACTTCACCAGTGGCGCCGTGCTGGACGGGCTGCTCCTCACCCTGTGGCTGACCGGTGTGGTGATGGTGCTCGGCTTCCTGCTCGGCATCCCGCTGGCGGTGATGCGGCTGTCCGACAACCCCGTGCTGGCCACACTGAGCTGGGGCTTCGTATGGGTCTTCCGGTCCACTCCGCTGCTGGTGCAGCTGCTGTTCTGGTTCAACATCGGCGCCCTCTACCCGACGCTCGGCCTCGGCGTCCCGTTCGGCCCGCAGTTCATCACCGTCAAGACGGTGAACCTGCTCGGCCCGGCGCTCACCGCCGTCATCGGGCTGACGCTGCACGAGGCCGCCTACGCCGCGGAGGTGGTGCGCGGCGGCATCCTGTCGGTGGACGCCGGCCAGACGGAGGCGGCCCAGGCCCTCGGCATCGGCAGGGCGCGCACCTTGCGCCGGATCGTGGTGCCGCAGGCGATGCGCTCCATCGTGCCGACCGCAGGCAACATGCTGATCGGCACCCTGAAGGGCACGAGCATCGTGAGTGTGCTGGCCGTGCACGACCTGCTGTACTCGGCCCAACTGGTCTACAACCAGACCTACCAGGTCATCCCGCTGCTGATGGTCGCCACGCTCTGGTACATCGCCGTCACCACCGTGCTCAGCGTGGGGCAGTTCTATGTGGAGCGGCACTACGCGCGGGGCGCGGCGCGGGCCCTGCCGCCCACGCCCGTGCAGAAGCTGAGGGCCCGGCTGGCCGGATACCGCCGCTCCCCGCGTTCCCTACATTCCCTATAG
- a CDS encoding LLM class flavin-dependent oxidoreductase, with protein MPVEFLGIAATHNGSETTPRSGAAFDKEYTLRLARAHEDHDWDRVLFAYGSGSPDPAPAAAYIASRLDRLQILLAHRPNVSYPTFAAKTFTTLDQISEGRLTVHFITGGNDHEQGREGDTLTKDERYARTREYIRIVKKIWTTHEPFDHEGEHYRFHDFVSDVFPVQQPRPNVSFGGSSPAAYAAGGAEADVYCLWGEPLAKTAEQIETVKAAAKAAGRTDVPRIQVAFRPIIAPTEELAWEKAHRTVGAIKARKERGEAITKRHNGLAQPQNTGSQRLIAIAEAGERYDRALWTPTAAATGGAGNSNALVGTPETVAQALLDYYDLGVDILSARGYDLLGDAIDFGRHVIPIVREEVAKRDAERAARGTQTLTAVNG; from the coding sequence ATGCCCGTGGAGTTCCTCGGCATCGCCGCCACCCACAACGGTTCCGAAACCACCCCGCGCTCCGGCGCGGCGTTCGACAAGGAGTACACGCTCCGCCTCGCCCGCGCGCACGAGGACCACGACTGGGACCGGGTGCTGTTCGCCTACGGCTCCGGATCGCCCGACCCGGCGCCGGCCGCCGCCTACATCGCGAGCAGGCTGGACCGGCTCCAGATCCTCCTCGCCCACCGGCCCAACGTCTCGTACCCGACCTTCGCCGCGAAGACCTTCACCACCCTCGACCAGATCAGCGAGGGCCGGCTGACCGTGCACTTCATCACGGGCGGCAACGACCACGAACAGGGCCGCGAGGGCGACACCCTCACCAAGGACGAGCGCTACGCCCGCACCCGCGAGTACATCCGGATCGTCAAGAAGATCTGGACCACGCACGAGCCCTTCGACCACGAGGGCGAGCACTACCGCTTCCACGACTTCGTCAGCGACGTCTTCCCGGTCCAGCAGCCGCGCCCGAACGTGTCCTTCGGCGGCTCGTCGCCCGCCGCGTACGCCGCCGGAGGCGCCGAGGCCGACGTCTACTGCCTGTGGGGCGAGCCCCTGGCGAAGACCGCCGAGCAGATCGAGACGGTGAAGGCGGCGGCGAAGGCGGCGGGCCGCACCGATGTGCCGCGCATCCAGGTGGCCTTCCGCCCGATCATCGCCCCGACCGAGGAACTGGCCTGGGAGAAGGCGCACCGCACGGTCGGCGCGATCAAGGCCCGCAAGGAGCGGGGCGAGGCGATCACCAAGCGCCACAACGGACTGGCCCAGCCCCAGAACACCGGTTCCCAAAGGCTCATCGCCATCGCCGAGGCGGGGGAGCGCTACGACCGCGCCCTGTGGACCCCGACGGCCGCCGCGACCGGCGGCGCGGGCAACTCCAACGCCCTGGTCGGCACCCCGGAGACGGTCGCCCAGGCCCTCCTGGACTACTACGACCTCGGCGTCGACATCCTCTCCGCCCGCGGCTACGACCTGCTGGGCGACGCCATCGACTTCGGACGGCATGTGATCCCCATCGTCCGCGAGGAGGTCGCCAAGCGCGACGCCGAGCGTGCGGCGCGCGGCACCCAGACCCTCACGGCGGTGAACGGATGA
- a CDS encoding GNAT family N-acetyltransferase: protein MTSAPELTFLHVPVSDPRVEPLLRELGHEYSRRYGKDAHAEIARYPDEEFTEPHGGLLLLLLEHGEAVAGGAFRRYDTTTAELKRIWSHSAHRRRGLARRVVAELEHEAALRGYRRIYLTTGPRQPEARGLYLATGYTPLFDTEADPETIGPLPFEKHLGEATHP, encoded by the coding sequence ATGACCTCCGCCCCGGAACTGACGTTCCTTCACGTTCCCGTCTCCGATCCCCGCGTCGAGCCACTGCTGCGCGAACTCGGCCACGAGTACTCCAGACGCTACGGCAAGGACGCGCACGCCGAGATCGCCCGCTACCCCGACGAGGAGTTCACCGAGCCCCACGGCGGGCTGCTCCTGCTGCTCCTGGAACACGGCGAAGCCGTCGCGGGCGGCGCCTTCCGCCGCTACGACACCACCACCGCCGAGCTGAAGCGGATCTGGAGCCACTCCGCCCACCGGCGGCGCGGACTGGCCCGGCGCGTCGTCGCCGAGCTGGAGCACGAGGCGGCCCTCCGCGGCTACCGCCGGATCTACCTCACCACGGGCCCGCGCCAGCCCGAAGCCCGCGGCCTGTACCTGGCCACCGGCTACACCCCCCTGTTCGACACCGAGGCCGACCCGGAGACCATCGGCCCGCTGCCGTTCGAGAAGCACCTCGGAGAGGCCACCCACCCGTGA
- a CDS encoding ABC transporter substrate-binding protein has product MNIRPIRTPLRGAVGLALLPLLALTACGSGGTPGTSPAGAQASPAPTDDPVAAVREVDSIAALLPADVRKAGTLRIGSSVGFPPGAYYPNGPGKAPAGQDIDIADAVAKVLGVKPARQDASFETILPALGSGKFDVGTGNFGVTTQRLKTVDFVTYINDGQGFAVKKGDTTLKKKVTDLKQLCGLTIGTGAGTTFETTLTAQKDICAKAGKKPYEVKVYSENAATLTALQQGRIDVIMSTINGLRYQASQPASQTTFLGEYHRLDVGFAFAKNSPLTKAFQAAVDALIKDGTYARILKKWGTSASAIDASQINPPEHR; this is encoded by the coding sequence GTGAACATCCGCCCGATCAGAACCCCTCTGCGCGGCGCCGTCGGCCTCGCCCTGCTGCCCCTCCTTGCGCTGACCGCCTGCGGCTCCGGCGGCACCCCCGGCACCAGTCCGGCGGGCGCCCAGGCGTCCCCCGCACCCACCGACGACCCGGTCGCCGCCGTACGCGAGGTGGACTCCATCGCCGCCCTGCTGCCCGCCGACGTCCGCAAGGCGGGCACCCTGCGCATCGGCAGCTCCGTCGGATTCCCGCCCGGGGCCTACTACCCGAACGGCCCCGGCAAGGCGCCCGCGGGCCAGGACATCGACATCGCCGACGCGGTGGCCAAGGTCCTCGGCGTGAAACCGGCCCGCCAGGACGCCTCCTTCGAGACCATCCTGCCCGCCCTCGGCAGCGGCAAGTTCGACGTCGGCACCGGCAACTTCGGTGTCACCACCCAGCGCCTGAAGACCGTCGACTTCGTCACCTACATCAACGACGGCCAGGGCTTCGCCGTGAAGAAGGGCGACACCACCCTCAAGAAGAAGGTCACCGACCTGAAGCAGCTCTGCGGGCTGACCATCGGCACCGGCGCCGGCACCACCTTCGAGACGACCCTCACCGCCCAGAAGGACATCTGCGCCAAGGCCGGCAAGAAGCCGTACGAGGTGAAGGTCTACTCGGAGAACGCCGCGACCCTCACCGCGCTCCAGCAGGGCCGCATCGACGTGATCATGTCGACCATCAACGGCCTGCGCTACCAGGCGTCCCAGCCCGCCTCCCAAACCACCTTCCTCGGCGAGTACCACCGCCTCGACGTCGGCTTCGCCTTCGCCAAGAACTCCCCGCTCACCAAGGCCTTCCAGGCCGCCGTCGACGCACTGATCAAGGACGGCACCTACGCCCGGATCCTGAAGAAGTGGGGCACCTCCGCCTCCGCGATCGACGCGTCGCAGATCAACCCGCCCGAGCACAGGTGA
- a CDS encoding amino acid ABC transporter permease translates to MSSDTLTEPAPRLVEDPAELKVVPTRHYARWAAGAAVLVLIAQFVHGLATNPVWEWHVFAEYVFSETIVQAVWVTLQLTAYATVLGFLLGTVIAFMRLSRSPLLSTVAWAYIWIFRSIPMIVQLVFWFNLSALYKELGLGIPFGPVFWSVDSNTLIGTIGAAVIGLTLHQAAYAAEIVRGGVLAVDHGQLEAAAALGIPRLRQIRRIVLPQAMRAILPTAGNEIIGLLKGTSVVYVMSIGELFYQVQVIYGRNGRVIPLLLVATAWYVVLTSLLSIAQYYVERRYARGADRTPPPTPFQRARRFLTKESP, encoded by the coding sequence ATGAGCAGCGACACCCTCACAGAACCGGCCCCCCGGCTGGTCGAAGACCCGGCCGAACTGAAGGTCGTCCCCACCCGCCACTACGCCCGCTGGGCCGCCGGCGCCGCCGTGCTCGTACTGATCGCCCAGTTCGTCCACGGCCTGGCCACGAACCCCGTCTGGGAATGGCACGTCTTCGCCGAGTACGTCTTCTCGGAGACGATCGTCCAGGCGGTGTGGGTGACCCTCCAGCTCACCGCCTACGCCACCGTTCTCGGCTTCCTCCTCGGCACGGTGATCGCCTTCATGCGGCTGTCACGCAGCCCGCTGCTGTCGACCGTCGCCTGGGCCTACATCTGGATCTTCCGGTCGATCCCGATGATCGTCCAGCTCGTGTTCTGGTTCAACCTCAGCGCCCTCTACAAGGAGCTGGGCCTCGGCATCCCCTTCGGACCCGTCTTCTGGTCCGTCGACAGCAACACCCTCATCGGCACCATCGGCGCCGCCGTCATCGGGCTGACCCTGCATCAGGCCGCCTACGCCGCCGAGATCGTCCGCGGCGGTGTCCTCGCCGTCGACCACGGACAGCTCGAAGCAGCCGCCGCGCTCGGCATCCCCCGGCTGCGCCAGATCCGCCGGATCGTCCTGCCGCAGGCCATGCGCGCCATCCTGCCCACCGCCGGCAACGAGATCATCGGCCTGCTCAAAGGCACCTCGGTGGTCTACGTGATGTCCATCGGCGAGCTCTTCTACCAGGTCCAGGTGATCTACGGCCGCAACGGCCGGGTCATCCCGCTGCTGCTCGTCGCCACCGCCTGGTACGTCGTCCTGACCTCCCTGCTGTCCATCGCCCAGTACTACGTCGAGCGCCGCTACGCCCGGGGCGCCGACCGCACCCCGCCACCCACCCCGTTCCAGCGCGCCCGGCGCTTCCTGACGAAGGAGAGCCCATGA
- a CDS encoding amino acid ABC transporter ATP-binding protein, with product MNAVMVDVHGVHKSFGPLEVLRGVDLEVRAGEVTVILGPSGSGKSTLLRTINHLEKVNSGWVTIDGELIGYRRSGNKLHELKEKDVLKQRTDIGFVFQNFNLFPHLTVLENLVEAPVSALRRPRKEAEETARRLLERVGLADKTDAYPRQLSGGQQQRVAIARALALEPKVLLFDEPTSALDPELVGEVLDVIKDLGRTGTTMIVVTHEIGFAREVADTVVFMDAGVVVEQGPPSAVLDAPRHERTRAFLSKVL from the coding sequence ATGAACGCCGTCATGGTCGACGTCCACGGCGTCCACAAGAGCTTCGGCCCCCTGGAGGTACTGCGCGGCGTCGACCTGGAGGTCCGCGCCGGCGAGGTCACCGTGATCCTCGGCCCGTCCGGCTCCGGCAAGTCCACACTGCTGCGCACCATCAACCACCTGGAGAAGGTCAACAGCGGCTGGGTCACCATCGACGGCGAGCTCATCGGCTACCGCCGCTCCGGCAACAAGCTGCACGAACTGAAGGAGAAGGACGTTCTGAAGCAGCGGACCGACATCGGGTTCGTCTTCCAGAACTTCAACCTCTTCCCGCACCTGACCGTGCTGGAGAACCTCGTCGAAGCCCCCGTCTCCGCGCTGCGCCGCCCGCGCAAGGAGGCGGAGGAGACCGCCCGCCGGCTGTTGGAGCGGGTCGGCCTCGCCGACAAGACCGACGCCTATCCACGGCAGTTGTCCGGCGGACAGCAGCAGCGCGTCGCCATCGCCCGCGCACTCGCCCTCGAACCCAAGGTGCTGCTCTTCGACGAACCCACCTCGGCGCTCGACCCCGAACTGGTCGGCGAGGTCCTCGACGTCATCAAGGACCTCGGCCGCACCGGCACCACCATGATCGTCGTGACCCACGAGATCGGCTTCGCCCGCGAGGTCGCCGACACCGTGGTCTTCATGGACGCCGGAGTCGTCGTGGAACAGGGCCCGCCCTCGGCCGTCCTCGACGCCCCGCGGCACGAGCGCACCCGCGCCTTCCTCTCCAAGGTCCTCTGA
- a CDS encoding ABC transporter substrate-binding protein — translation MATLAARRTTAATLGLATALVLAGCANPTDGGTTEVAAEHGSKTQIDISPDQKRITTGKVDSIAAEVPEKIRKRGTLELVSSAGSAAPLTFYATDNKTVIGVEPDLAHLVADVLGLKPHINTVSWENIFVGLDSAKYDAGLSNITVTEERKEKYDFATYREDNLGFAAKKGSGLKITGPKDVAGRTVAVSSGTNQEKLLVEWSAQNKKAGREPVDIKYYQNESDTYLALQSGRIDLYLGPNPTAAYHAATSGKTEVVGTYSGAGAGLQGLIAATTKKDSGLAEPLADAINHIIDNGTYAKVLKRWGLSDEAVTRSEINPPGLPKNGS, via the coding sequence GTGGCCACCCTCGCCGCCCGCCGCACCACCGCCGCAACGCTCGGCCTCGCCACCGCCCTCGTCCTCGCCGGCTGCGCCAACCCCACCGACGGCGGCACCACCGAGGTCGCGGCCGAGCACGGCAGCAAGACGCAGATCGACATCAGCCCCGACCAGAAGCGCATCACGACCGGAAAGGTCGACTCCATAGCGGCGGAAGTCCCGGAGAAGATCCGCAAGAGAGGCACCCTGGAACTCGTCTCCTCGGCCGGCTCCGCCGCACCGCTGACCTTCTACGCCACCGACAACAAGACCGTCATCGGCGTCGAGCCCGACCTCGCCCACCTCGTCGCCGACGTACTGGGCCTCAAGCCCCACATCAACACCGTCTCCTGGGAGAACATCTTCGTCGGCCTCGACAGCGCCAAGTACGACGCCGGCCTCAGCAACATCACCGTCACCGAGGAACGCAAGGAGAAGTACGACTTCGCCACGTACCGCGAGGACAACCTCGGGTTCGCGGCCAAGAAGGGCAGCGGCCTGAAGATCACCGGGCCGAAGGACGTGGCGGGCAGGACCGTCGCCGTGAGCAGCGGCACCAACCAGGAGAAGCTGCTGGTCGAGTGGTCGGCGCAGAACAAGAAGGCCGGCCGCGAGCCGGTGGACATCAAGTACTACCAGAACGAGAGCGACACCTACCTCGCTCTCCAGTCCGGCCGGATCGACCTCTACCTCGGCCCCAACCCGACCGCCGCCTACCACGCGGCCACCAGCGGGAAGACGGAGGTCGTCGGCACCTACTCCGGGGCCGGCGCGGGCCTCCAGGGCCTCATCGCGGCCACCACGAAGAAGGACAGCGGACTGGCCGAGCCGCTCGCCGACGCGATCAACCACATCATCGACAACGGCACCTACGCGAAGGTGCTGAAGCGCTGGGGCCTGTCCGACGAGGCCGTGACCAGGTCGGAGATCAACCCGCCCGGCCTGCCGAAGAACGGCAGCTAG
- a CDS encoding LLM class flavin-dependent oxidoreductase, whose protein sequence is MSGIPLGVLDLVPIPSGSTAAEALHHTIDLARQTERFGYSRYWFAEHHLNPGVAGTSPAVVLALTASATSTIRIGSGAVQLGHRTALSTVEEFGLIDALHPGRLDLGLGRSGGRPPGQTAEPRPTTTPVVDGRTPNGLRIPPRFSFEHLRGSPRLKLQQRLLQQPGAGHQDYGEQVDDILALLRGDYRSPDGLEAHAVPGEGADVQVWILGSSGGESAEVAGRNGLRFAANYHVSPATVLEAAEGYRAAFQPSGALEKPFVSVSADVVVAEDDATARELATGYGPWVRSIRTAEGAIPFPTPEQARAHAWTEQDRALVADRVDTQFVGSPGRVADQLEQLQEATGADELIITTITHDHTDRVRSYRLLAEEWQRR, encoded by the coding sequence ATGTCCGGCATCCCTCTCGGGGTCCTCGACCTCGTCCCGATCCCGTCCGGCTCCACCGCCGCCGAGGCGCTGCACCACACCATCGACCTCGCCCGGCAGACCGAGCGGTTCGGCTACAGCCGCTACTGGTTCGCCGAGCACCACCTCAACCCGGGTGTGGCCGGGACCTCACCCGCCGTCGTACTGGCCCTGACCGCCTCCGCGACCTCCACGATCAGGATCGGCTCCGGAGCCGTGCAACTCGGCCACCGCACCGCCCTGTCCACCGTCGAGGAGTTCGGCCTGATCGACGCCCTGCACCCGGGACGGCTCGACCTGGGCCTCGGCCGCTCCGGCGGACGGCCCCCCGGACAGACGGCGGAACCCCGCCCGACCACCACCCCGGTCGTCGACGGGCGCACCCCGAACGGCCTGAGGATCCCGCCCCGTTTCTCCTTCGAGCACCTGCGCGGCTCACCGCGCCTCAAGCTCCAGCAGCGGCTGTTGCAGCAGCCGGGCGCAGGCCACCAGGACTACGGCGAACAGGTCGACGACATCCTCGCGCTGCTGCGCGGCGACTACCGCTCGCCGGACGGTCTCGAAGCACATGCCGTCCCCGGCGAGGGCGCCGACGTGCAGGTATGGATCCTCGGCAGCAGCGGCGGCGAGAGCGCCGAGGTCGCGGGCCGCAACGGTCTGCGCTTCGCGGCCAACTACCACGTCAGCCCGGCCACCGTGCTGGAGGCGGCCGAGGGCTACCGGGCCGCGTTCCAGCCGTCCGGCGCTCTCGAGAAGCCCTTCGTCAGCGTCTCCGCCGACGTCGTCGTGGCCGAGGACGACGCGACCGCCCGCGAACTGGCCACCGGATACGGACCGTGGGTGCGCAGCATCCGCACCGCCGAGGGCGCGATTCCCTTCCCGACCCCCGAGCAGGCCCGCGCCCACGCGTGGACGGAGCAGGATCGCGCGCTGGTCGCCGACCGCGTCGACACCCAGTTCGTCGGCTCGCCGGGGCGCGTCGCCGACCAGCTCGAACAACTCCAGGAGGCCACCGGCGCCGACGAGCTGATCATCACCACCATCACGCACGACCACACCGACCGCGTGCGCTCCTACCGACTCCTCGCGGAGGAATGGCAGCGCCGCTGA
- a CDS encoding winged helix DNA-binding domain-containing protein codes for MTVLDARALNRATLARQLLLDRADLPVLDAVAHLCGLQAQEPQEPFIGLWSRLRSFAPTVLSDLLTGRRVVRTHLMRRTVHLVTADDLVAWRARHDAMLRQRVLGTYRRELAGVDLGELAAAGRKVMADGAPRTMGELARAVVDRWPAAGPRPLGEMLIAGLLPTVQLPPRGLWRTTGGARYELVSSWLGREIDPPDPDGSDPVGQTLVRRYLAAFGPAASADLRAWCGLAGLPAAVSALREELVAFRDERGRELLDLPDAPRPDPDTPAPTRFLPAFDNAILGYHDRGRIIDDAHRGLSVAGARVVLVDGRVAATWSVEADTVRITPLGRFTRAERTAAEEEGRALAIFLSGGDSDRVRISASPG; via the coding sequence TTGACCGTTCTCGACGCCCGCGCGCTCAACCGAGCCACCCTGGCGCGGCAGTTGCTCCTCGACCGCGCCGACCTGCCGGTGCTCGACGCCGTCGCGCACCTGTGCGGTCTCCAGGCGCAGGAGCCGCAGGAGCCGTTCATCGGACTCTGGTCCCGGCTGCGGTCCTTCGCACCGACGGTGCTGTCGGACCTGCTGACCGGGCGGCGCGTGGTGCGCACCCACCTCATGCGCCGCACCGTCCACCTCGTCACGGCCGACGACCTGGTGGCCTGGCGTGCGCGCCACGACGCCATGCTGCGCCAGCGGGTCCTCGGCACCTACCGTCGCGAGCTGGCAGGGGTGGACCTCGGCGAACTCGCGGCGGCCGGGCGGAAGGTCATGGCCGACGGCGCACCCCGCACGATGGGCGAACTCGCGCGCGCCGTCGTCGACCGCTGGCCGGCGGCGGGACCCCGGCCGCTCGGCGAAATGCTCATCGCCGGCCTGCTCCCGACGGTGCAGCTCCCGCCACGCGGGCTGTGGCGCACCACGGGGGGAGCGCGCTACGAGTTGGTCTCCTCCTGGCTGGGCCGCGAGATCGACCCACCGGACCCCGACGGCTCCGACCCCGTGGGACAGACACTGGTACGGCGCTATCTGGCCGCGTTCGGCCCCGCCGCCTCGGCCGACCTGCGTGCCTGGTGCGGCCTGGCCGGACTGCCCGCCGCCGTCTCGGCCCTGCGCGAGGAACTGGTCGCCTTCCGCGACGAACGCGGCCGGGAACTGCTGGACCTCCCCGACGCGCCCCGACCCGACCCCGACACCCCCGCCCCGACGCGATTCCTGCCGGCCTTCGACAACGCGATCCTCGGCTACCACGACCGCGGCCGGATCATCGACGACGCCCACCGCGGACTGTCGGTCGCCGGTGCCCGTGTCGTCCTGGTCGACGGCCGGGTCGCCGCGACCTGGAGCGTCGAGGCGGACACCGTCCGGATCACCCCGCTGGGCCGCTTCACGCGGGCCGAACGCACCGCCGCCGAAGAGGAGGGACGGGCGCTGGCGATCTTCCTCTCCGGCGGCGACAGCGACCGCGTGCGGATCTCCGCGTCCCCCGGCTGA
- a CDS encoding Rv1733c family protein: MEASERTTMRWWRWRRNALKRRVDVVEAWVVLAGWVCALLGGLAAGLLAAGAVEQAVERQRAGSHQVSAVVVKDAPGPSPARAASDHRVWGEVRWTAPDGSTHKDEARVPPRAPAGSTVPVWVNNSGDITTPPVSEGEAWLHTTMGGALAGALAGGAVLGASWLIRLSLDRRRMAQWDAEWERIDARRGWKTG, from the coding sequence ATGGAAGCGTCAGAGCGTACGACCATGCGGTGGTGGCGGTGGCGACGCAACGCGCTCAAGCGGCGCGTGGACGTCGTCGAAGCCTGGGTCGTGCTCGCCGGCTGGGTGTGCGCCCTGCTGGGCGGGCTGGCCGCGGGGCTGCTGGCGGCGGGCGCGGTCGAGCAGGCCGTCGAGCGGCAGCGGGCCGGGAGCCACCAGGTCTCGGCGGTCGTCGTCAAGGACGCGCCGGGCCCGTCACCGGCCCGCGCGGCGAGTGACCACCGGGTATGGGGCGAGGTGCGGTGGACCGCGCCGGACGGTTCGACGCACAAGGACGAGGCACGGGTGCCGCCCCGGGCTCCCGCCGGGAGCACGGTCCCCGTGTGGGTGAACAACAGCGGTGACATCACGACCCCACCGGTCTCCGAAGGCGAGGCCTGGCTCCACACGACCATGGGCGGCGCGCTGGCCGGAGCCCTGGCGGGCGGGGCGGTCCTGGGCGCGTCCTGGCTGATCCGGCTGTCCCTGGACCGGCGGCGCATGGCGCAGTGGGACGCGGAATGGGAGCGGATCGACGCGCGGCGGGGGTGGAAGACCGGCTGA
- a CDS encoding cation:proton antiporter, producing the protein MHSSAVFLIEFGCLILGLGLLGRLAGRFRFSPIPLYLLAGLAFGKGGLLPLGASEDFVAIGAEIGVILLLLMLGLEYTAADLVSNLRTHYRAGLVDAVLNALPGAALALLLGWGPVAAVVLAGVTWVSSSGVIAKVLGDLGRLGNRETPAILSILVLEDLSMAIYLPIVTALLAGVSLAAGAVTLAIALGVATVVLVLAVRYGRHVSRFVSSDDPEKLLLVVLGVTLVVAGLAQQLQVSAAVGAFLVGIALSGEVAEGATSLLAPLRDLFAAVFFVFFGLHTDPASIPPVLLPALALAAVTTATKIATGYWAARRAGIGPKGRWRAGGTLVARGEFSIVIAGLAVTAGIEPSLGPLATAYVLILVLLGPLTARWTEPVATLLTGRVRRRKAPPVALGAHESIEGQDPVGRA; encoded by the coding sequence ATGCACTCCTCCGCGGTCTTCCTGATCGAGTTCGGCTGTCTCATCCTCGGGCTCGGGCTGCTCGGCCGGCTCGCCGGGCGTTTCCGCTTCTCCCCGATCCCCCTCTATCTGCTGGCCGGGCTCGCCTTCGGCAAGGGCGGACTGCTGCCGCTGGGCGCCAGCGAGGACTTCGTCGCCATCGGCGCCGAGATCGGCGTCATCCTGCTGCTGCTCATGCTGGGCCTGGAGTACACGGCCGCCGACCTGGTCTCCAACCTCAGGACCCACTATCGAGCCGGGCTCGTCGACGCCGTCCTCAACGCCCTGCCCGGAGCGGCGCTGGCCCTGCTGCTCGGCTGGGGCCCGGTCGCCGCCGTCGTCCTGGCCGGAGTCACCTGGGTGTCCTCCTCCGGCGTCATCGCCAAGGTGCTCGGTGATCTGGGGCGGCTCGGCAACCGGGAGACCCCGGCCATCCTGAGCATCCTGGTCCTCGAGGACCTCTCCATGGCGATCTACCTGCCCATCGTCACGGCCCTGCTGGCCGGGGTGAGCCTGGCCGCAGGCGCCGTCACGCTGGCCATCGCCCTGGGCGTGGCCACGGTCGTCCTCGTCCTCGCGGTGCGCTACGGCCGCCATGTCTCCCGCTTCGTCTCCAGCGACGACCCCGAGAAGCTGCTGCTGGTGGTGCTCGGTGTCACCCTCGTGGTCGCCGGGCTCGCCCAGCAGCTGCAGGTGTCCGCCGCCGTGGGGGCCTTCCTGGTCGGCATCGCGCTGTCCGGCGAGGTCGCCGAGGGCGCGACGAGCCTGCTCGCGCCGCTGCGGGACCTGTTCGCCGCGGTGTTCTTCGTCTTCTTCGGCCTGCACACCGACCCCGCCAGCATCCCGCCCGTCCTGCTGCCCGCCCTCGCCCTGGCGGCCGTCACCACCGCGACGAAGATCGCCACCGGCTACTGGGCCGCGCGCCGGGCCGGGATCGGGCCCAAGGGCCGCTGGCGGGCGGGCGGCACGCTCGTGGCCCGCGGCGAGTTCTCCATAGTCATCGCGGGGCTCGCCGTCACGGCCGGCATCGAGCCGTCCCTGGGCCCCCTGGCCACGGCGTACGTCCTCATCCTGGTCCTCCTCGGCCCGCTGACCGCCCGCTGGACCGAGCCCGTGGCGACGCTCCTCACGGGGCGGGTGCGCCGGAGGAAGGCCCCGCCGGTCGCTCTCGGCGCTCACGAGAGCATCGAGGGCCAGGACCCGGTCGGCCGCGCCTGA